The Homo sapiens chromosome 5, GRCh38.p14 Primary Assembly genome includes a window with the following:
- the LOC124900998 gene encoding uncharacterized protein LOC124900998 encodes MPASLLAGVKGAGISEVSWAESPEWEEVAGRGSEEENRGPGGLCFFPDTGAVEETSAADARGASRPRQSWDLGLSCCASIVGALETGGPPEVPVASEDKVWEGREGLQSGMALSSTCSALLMRWNAVSFSRCRSSAVTRYPSSKGGGSIKGSPRLRGSRGILRLRGLESWDLGEPPVGAIVCPGAVSAPFSHRV; translated from the coding sequence ATGCCGGCATCCCTGCTTGCAGGTGTGAAGGGGGCAGGAATCAGCGAGGTGTCCTGGGCTGAGTCCCCGGAGTGGgaagaggtggcaggaaggggatctgaggaggagaacaggggTCCTGGTGGTCTGTGCTTCTTCCCAGACACGGGAGCTGTAGAGGAGACCTCTGCAGCAGATGCTAGGGGGGCCAGTAGGCccaggcagtcttgggacttgggtcTGTCCTGCTGTGCATCCATAGTGGGTGCTTTAGAAACGGGAGGCCCACCCGAAGTCCCTGTTGCAAGTGAGGACAAAGTGTGGGAAGGCCGTGAGGGTCTGCAGTCCGGGATGGCCTTGTCCTCAACGTGCAGTGCACTGTTGATGCGCTGGAATGCCGTCTCTTTTTCCAGGTGCAGGTCTTCAGCCGTGACCCGGTACCCCAGCTCTAAGGGAGGTGGCAGCATCAAAGGCTCCCCTCGCCTGCGTGGCAGCAGGGGAATCTTGCGTCTACGGGGCCTAGAGTCCTGGGATCTGGGGGAGCCACCCGTTGGGGCGATTGTCTGCCCTGGTGCTGTATCTGCCCCCTTTTCACACCGTGTGTGA